In the Heterodontus francisci isolate sHetFra1 chromosome 8, sHetFra1.hap1, whole genome shotgun sequence genome, one interval contains:
- the si:ch211-106k21.5 gene encoding toll-like receptor 3 translates to MGESGSGTKGPRSWKFLQQWILLLAFVWGPGAANEVCMCDGNLDFRTFKASQVRDQCCLNFTGSSIGALQWNVFTNLSGIKVLDLSSCNISDIYDADENPSSLEVLYLDNNQLEQLPSNFLTNAPTLKILHLEENHLQQLPESILVASDQIQDLYLNSNNLISIPPSVFKPSLVKLSLFNNTLECTCALYDGLAKYINVNVSISGSENVPTCYTSKHPQGLNIIDIHRSDICRSHGLTALFICLPLIVILTLMLCWYCWRRRKSDFKAIRQDNQICTIEKSGFTNAGDHHYIMCRTPETTPNLTGHENHILARNQLMLRPSTALLGSNRDLYEEVEIKLGSSVDSVTCADEIYLNMSNNKVEEEDAVEQVHAEPELVSVTDELQEADRQRLYMNKSANYYNLVPAIELDDSDHGEYENIDLS, encoded by the coding sequence GTCCAAGGTCATGGAAATTCCTCCAGCAGTGGATTCTACTACTAGCATTTGTTTGGGGTCCAGGTGCTGCAAATGAAGTCTGCATGTGTGATGGCAATCTTGATTTCAGGACCTTTAAGGCTAGCCAGGTGAGAGATCAATGTTGCTTAAACTTCACTGGTTCTTCTATTGGTGCTCTTCAATGGAATGTCTTCACAAATCTGTCAGGAATTAAGGTCCTAGACCTCTCAAGTTGCAACATATCTGACATCTATGATGCAGATGAAAACCCAAGCTCTCTGGAGGTCCTGTATCTGGACAACAATCAATTAGAGCAATTACCTTCTAACTTCCTAACAAATGCACCCACTTTAAAGATCCTTCACCTGGAGGAAAACCACCTTCAACAGTTAccggagagcattttagtggcttCCGACCAGATTCAGGACCTGTACCTAAACTCCAACAATTTAATTTCTATACCTCCTAGTGTCTTTAAACCAAGCCTTGTGAAATTGTCTCTTTTCAATAATACCTTGGAGTGTACATGTGCCTTGTATGATGGGTTGGCAAAATATATTAATGTAAATGTAAGCATCAGTGGATCAGAAAATGTGCCTACATGCTACACATCAAAGCACCCACAAGGTCTGAATATCATAGATATTCATCGCTCAGATATCTGCAGGTCCCATGGTCTCACGGCTCTCTTCATTTGCCTGCCATTGATCGTGATTCTTACTCTGATGTTGTGTTGGTATTGCTGGAGGAGGAGAAAATCTGATTTTAAAGCAATTAGACAAGACAATCAGATTTGCACCATCGAGAAGTCTGGCTTTACAAATGCGGGAGACCATCACTATATAATGTGCCGGACTCCAGAGACAACTCCCAACCTCACAGGACATGAAAATCACATCCTCGCCAGAAACCAGCTCATGTTACGTCCTTCAACAGCATTGCTAGGGAGTAACCGAGACTTGTATGAAGAGGTGGAAATTAAGCTTGGCAGTTCTGTTGACTCAGTCACATGTGCTGACGAGATCTACCTTAATATGTCTAACAATAAAGTGGAAGAAGAAGATGCTGTAGAGCAAGTCCATGCTGAGCCAGAATTGGTGAGTGTCACAGACGAGCTACAAGAGGCAGATCGTCAAAGGCTCTATATGAATAAGTCAGCAAACTACTACAATCTAGTTCCTGCTATTGAATTAGATGACTCAGACCATGGTGAATATGAAAATATTGACTTGTCCTAG